In Archocentrus centrarchus isolate MPI-CPG fArcCen1 chromosome 24, fArcCen1, whole genome shotgun sequence, one DNA window encodes the following:
- the rpl7l1 gene encoding 60S ribosomal protein L7-like 1 — protein sequence MAESETKKAIKLVPEYLLKKRKTYQALKATQAKLALLEKRRVSKGKIKFKRLEEFLKQSHTQRRDDTRIRRAQQRPPEPLPPAKNKLAFAVRIRQIKGVSPKVMKVIQMMRLRKIFSGTFVKINKTSVAMMKMVEPYVAWGFPNLKSVRELILKRGQTRIGRRRVPLTDNTFIEQHMGKHGIICLEDLIHEIYSVGKNFRAANNFLLPFGLSVARHSMKDKAGLLKDLGNPGFRSTDINVIIRQLN from the exons ATGGCTGAATCAGA aacAAAAAAAGCGATCAAGTTGGTTCCAGAGTATCTtctaaaaaagaggaaaacatacCAGGCCCTCAAAGCCACACAAGCCAAACTCGCACTGCTCGAGAAGAGAAGG GTATCTAAAGGGAAAATCAAGTTCAAGCGTTTAGAAGAGTTTTTAAAGCAAAGCCACACACAGCGACGGGATGACACTCGCATCCGAAGGGCTCAGCAGAGACCCCCTGAACCTCTGCCTCCAGCCAAGAACAAGCTCGCCTTTGCTGTCCGCATCAGACA GATTAAAGGTGTCAGTCCTAAAGTGATGAAGGTGATCCAGATGATGAGGCTGAGGAAGATCTTCAGCGGGACCTTCGTCAAAATTAACAAGACCTCCGTCGCCATGATGAAGATGGTGGAGCCTTATGTGGCCTGGGG ATTTCCCAACCTGAAGTCAGTTCGTGAGCTCATTCTGAAGAGAGGTCAGACCAGGATAGGCAGGAGGAGAGTTCCCCTCACAGACAACACCTTCATTGAGCAGCACATGG GTAAACATGGGATCATCTGTTTGGAGGACCTGATCCACGAGATCTACTCAGTTGGGAAGAACTTTCGAGCTGCCAACAACTTCCTGTTGCCTTTCGGGCTGTCAGTGGCTCGTCATTCCATGAAAGACAAAGCTGGGCTGCTGAAGGACCTGGGAAACCCGGGATTCCGCAGCACAGATATCAACGTAATCATCAGACAGCTGAACTGA